Below is a genomic region from Chromatiaceae bacterium.
TCCTTGAGGCGCGAGACGAGCTCAAAGCAGGTATAGGGCGTCAGCAGACCCGCCATGTCCTTGATACAGATCGAGTGGCAACCCAGGTCCTCAAGACCTTTCGCCATATCGAGCCAATACTGCAGGTCGTGCACCGGACTGACCGTGTAGGACATCGCTCCCTGCGCATGCCTGCCGACCTTCAAGGTCGCACGGACTGCCGTTTCAAAATTGCGCAGGTCGTTCATCGCATCGAAGATGCGAAACACGTCCATGCCGTTGTCTGCCGCGCGCTCGACGAAGCGCTCGACCACATCGTCGCCATAGTGGCGGTATCCGAGTATGTTCTGTGCCCGGAAGAGCATCTGCATCGGGGTATTCGGCATCGCCTTTTTGAGCGCACGAAGGCGCTCCCAGGGATCTTCGCCGAGAAAACGGATACAGGCGTCAAACGTCGCGCCGCCCCAGGTTTCGAGCGACCAGAATCCGACTTGATCGAGCTTGTCCGCGATCGGCAGCATATCCTCCAGACGCAGACGGGTGGCGAACAACGACTGGTGTGCATCGCGCAAGACGACGTCGGTAATGGCGAGCTGGTTCGTAGTCATGAAGCCTCTACGTCCTGGTGGAAAGTGATCGGATCAGGCAACCCGCGACGCACGGTAACGCGCGACCGCGGCCGAAATCACCGCGATCAACTGGCGGTTGTCGGTGACGTCGAGTGGTTGCTGGGTGGTTGTGGCCTCCGTCCCGGCCGTGTCATCCAGACGATCGGCAAGCATCGACATGCCGCGCAGCGTAAA
It encodes:
- a CDS encoding OadG family protein, encoding MGNLLMQGVELMMLGMGIVFGFLVVLVFTLRGMSMLADRLDDTAGTEATTTQQPLDVTDNRQLIAVISAAVARYRASRVA